In one Podarcis muralis chromosome 7, rPodMur119.hap1.1, whole genome shotgun sequence genomic region, the following are encoded:
- the FAM136A gene encoding protein FAM136A, with protein MAEAQQLRVQEAIDGMVQGLERENIRKMQGIMFRCSATCCENNKASMQQVHQCIERCHAPLAQAQAVVTQELERFQDRLARCTMHCNDQAKDSLDSGSKEKQIKLQLDNCVTKCVDDHMHLIPSMTKKMKENLASIAQ; from the exons ATGGCCGAGGCTCAGCAGCTCCGCGTGCAGGAGGCCATCGACGGCATGGTGCAGGGGCTGGAGCGGGAGAACATCCGGAAGATGCAG GGAATCATGTTCCGGTGCAGCGCGACCTGCTGTGAGAACAACAAGGCCTCCATGCAGCAAGTGCACCAGTGCATTGAGCGCTGCCATGCGCCCCTGGCTCAGGCGCAGGCAGTGGTCACTCAAGAGCTGGAGAGATTTCAG GACCGCCTTGCCCGCTGCACGATGCATTGTAATGACCAAGCCAAGGACTCCTTAGATTCAGGGAGCAAAGAGAAGCAGATCAAACTGCAGCTGGACAACTGCGTGACAAAGTGTGTGGACGACCACATGCACCTCATCCCCAGCATGACCAAAAAGATGAAGGAGAACTTGGCCAGCATTGCCCAGTAA